The proteins below come from a single Methyloprofundus sedimenti genomic window:
- a CDS encoding IS30 family transposase — protein sequence MNTFNHLTQEERFYIYTQLKQGVSKNQIAITLGRHKSTIGREITRNTGQCGYRYKQAERIAKQRHIDKPKNIKMTAELQQIITPLIKEKWSPDCISGRLKQQGKDSVSHETIYRYILANKAAGGDLYTYLRHQAKPYRKRYGKNDYRGTIPSRVDIDERPQVVDDKTRLGDWEADTVIGKGHKGVLVTLTERVSKLNFAISIERKESELTKEAIINALEPFKRWVHTITFDNGREFCGHEAIAKTLDCGTYFAKPYHSWQRGLNENHNGLLRQYFPKKEPLDKVTQDEVDSAITALNHRPRKGLNYRTPWEVFCQITGVDINKSQGVALIA from the coding sequence ATGAACACGTTTAACCATCTAACCCAAGAGGAAAGATTTTACATTTATACGCAACTAAAACAAGGCGTTTCTAAGAATCAAATAGCCATCACATTGGGGCGTCATAAATCGACTATTGGACGTGAAATTACGCGTAATACAGGTCAGTGTGGTTATCGTTACAAGCAAGCTGAGAGAATAGCTAAACAACGCCATATTGATAAGCCCAAAAACATCAAGATGACGGCTGAGTTACAACAGATAATAACGCCTTTAATCAAAGAGAAATGGAGCCCTGACTGTATTTCAGGACGCTTAAAACAACAAGGTAAGGACTCCGTCAGTCATGAGACTATTTACCGTTATATTTTAGCTAACAAAGCAGCCGGTGGCGATTTGTATACTTATTTGAGGCATCAAGCCAAACCTTATCGTAAGCGATATGGAAAAAATGATTATCGCGGAACGATACCCAGCCGTGTTGATATTGATGAGCGACCACAAGTGGTTGATGATAAAACGCGTTTAGGTGATTGGGAAGCAGATACTGTTATCGGTAAAGGACATAAAGGCGTATTGGTGACGCTGACTGAACGGGTCTCAAAGCTCAACTTCGCCATCTCAATTGAGCGTAAAGAATCTGAATTAACGAAAGAGGCGATTATCAATGCTCTTGAGCCTTTTAAACGTTGGGTTCACACGATTACCTTTGATAATGGACGTGAGTTTTGTGGGCATGAAGCCATTGCAAAAACACTTGACTGCGGCACTTATTTTGCCAAACCGTATCATTCGTGGCAACGAGGTTTAAATGAAAACCACAATGGCTTATTAAGGCAATACTTCCCTAAAAAAGAACCTTTGGATAAGGTAACTCAAGATGAGGTTGATAGTGCCATTACAGCACTTAATCATCGTCCAAGAAAAGGGTTAAATTACAGAACTCCATGGGAAGTATTTTGCCAAATAACGGGGGTTGATATAAATAAATCACAGGGTGTTGCATTAATTGCTTGA
- a CDS encoding inorganic diphosphatase — translation MLQLLYEFGDDYVWKNIRSVEELGKVRLDAMKLFLADYEDGKKSGKYINASLPVLPFQDTEFDLALCSHYLFLYSEYVSQEQHILSMKELCRVAKEVRVYPLLSISTNTKSKHLEPVISKLTEMGICISLVPVDYEFQKGATKMLVAKYV, via the coding sequence GTGTTGCAGTTATTATATGAATTCGGGGATGATTATGTTTGGAAAAACATCAGAAGTGTTGAAGAGCTTGGAAAGGTTAGATTAGATGCCATGAAGCTATTTTTGGCTGACTATGAAGATGGCAAAAAATCAGGGAAGTACATCAATGCGTCATTGCCGGTCTTGCCATTTCAGGATACTGAATTTGATTTGGCCTTGTGTTCTCATTATTTATTTTTATATAGCGAATATGTAAGCCAAGAGCAGCATATCCTATCTATGAAAGAATTGTGTCGTGTGGCTAAAGAAGTGCGTGTCTATCCGCTGCTCTCTATTAGTACCAATACCAAATCAAAACATCTCGAACCTGTCATTTCAAAATTAACTGAAATGGGGATCTGCATTTCGTTAGTTCCGGTCGATTATGAGTTCCAAAAAGGTGCTACTAAAATGTTGGTGGCAAAATATGTATAA
- a CDS encoding REP-associated tyrosine transposase: MSNYRRVDTRGACYFFTVVTFRRRNILTVEDSRVWLRNALGNTRKRYSFTIDAWVLLPDHLHCIWTLPENDNDFSVR, translated from the coding sequence ATGTCGAATTATCGCCGCGTGGATACACGGGGGGCTTGTTATTTCTTTACTGTGGTGACATTTCGACGACGGAATATTTTAACCGTTGAGGATTCTCGCGTCTGGTTACGCAATGCGCTAGGCAATACACGAAAACGCTATTCATTTACAATTGATGCTTGGGTATTGTTGCCCGATCATCTTCATTGCATTTGGACGTTGCCGGAAAATGATAACGATTTTTCGGTACGCTGA
- a CDS encoding REP-associated tyrosine transposase, with amino-acid sequence MSNYRRVDTRGACYFFTVVTFRRRNILTDDDSRVWLRNALGNTRKRYPFTIDAWVLLPDHLHCIWTLPENDNDFSVRWNGIKRRFTKSAKDSLHKPEWLNASKQKHREGTIWQRRFWEHQIRDDNDYQRHMNYIHYNPVKHGLVKAVSEWPYSTFHRYVNRGIYPANWGGNNLIQDDDMDYGE; translated from the coding sequence ATGTCGAATTATCGCCGCGTGGATACACGGGGGGCTTGTTATTTCTTTACTGTGGTGACATTTCGACGACGGAATATTTTAACCGATGATGATTCTCGCGTCTGGTTACGCAATGCGCTAGGCAATACACGAAAACGCTATCCATTTACAATTGACGCCTGGGTATTGTTGCCCGATCATCTTCATTGTATTTGGACCTTGCCGGAAAATGATAACGATTTTTCGGTACGCTGGAATGGTATCAAAAGACGATTTACAAAGTCTGCAAAGGATAGCTTACATAAACCTGAATGGCTTAATGCCTCAAAGCAAAAACATCGGGAAGGTACCATTTGGCAAAGACGTTTTTGGGAGCATCAAATCCGTGATGATAACGATTACCAGCGACATATGAATTATATTCATTACAATCCGGTTAAGCACGGTCTGGTAAAAGCTGTGAGTGAATGGCCATATTCGACATTTCATCGCTATGTCAATCGAGGAATATACCCGGCTAATTGGGGTGGCAACAATTTAATTCAAGACGATGATATGGATTATGGTGAGTAG
- a CDS encoding ABC-F family ATPase: MLTTANITMQFGAKPLFENVSVKFGNGHRYGLIGANGCGKSTFMKILGGDLEATSGNLSKDPHERIGKLKQDQFAYEQYAVVDTVIMGHEELWKVKSERDAIYANPEMTEADGMRAAELEFEFSEMDGYTAEARASELLAGVGIAQDQHYGLMSAVAPGWKLRVLLAQVLFSEPDIMLLDEPTNNLDINAIRWLESVLNERNCTMIIISHDRHFLNSVCSHMADLDYGEIRLYPGSYDDYMTASTMVTDQLHADNARKQAKITELKAFVSRFSANASKSKQATSRAKQLEKIDLTEIKPSSRKNPFIRFDQDKKLHRLALEVEGLTKSYDQELFSHFNLMVEVGERIAIIGPNGIGKSTLLKCLAGETEPTAGKVKWSENSDIGYCAQDHAADFAQDKQLFDWMEQWRQPSDDDQVIRGTLGRLLFTQDDISKKVSVLSGGEKGRMIFGKLMLRRNNILLLDEPTNHLDMESIEALNLALENYPGTLIFVSHDREFVSSLATRILELTPAGIVDFRGSYEDYLASQNAG, encoded by the coding sequence ATGCTTACAACAGCAAACATCACAATGCAATTTGGCGCCAAGCCACTTTTTGAAAACGTATCTGTTAAATTTGGTAACGGACATCGTTATGGACTAATTGGTGCCAATGGTTGTGGCAAATCAACCTTTATGAAAATTCTGGGGGGTGACCTGGAAGCCACATCTGGAAATCTCTCCAAAGACCCTCATGAACGTATCGGTAAATTGAAGCAAGACCAGTTTGCTTATGAGCAATACGCCGTAGTGGATACCGTTATTATGGGCCACGAGGAGCTATGGAAAGTAAAGTCAGAACGTGATGCCATATACGCTAACCCGGAGATGACAGAAGCGGATGGCATGCGTGCAGCTGAGCTGGAATTTGAATTTTCCGAAATGGATGGCTATACGGCTGAAGCGCGCGCCAGCGAATTATTGGCCGGCGTGGGAATTGCGCAAGATCAACACTATGGGCTTATGAGTGCCGTAGCGCCTGGCTGGAAATTACGTGTATTATTAGCGCAAGTGCTATTCTCTGAACCCGATATTATGCTGCTCGATGAGCCGACTAATAACCTGGATATCAACGCCATTCGCTGGCTAGAAAGCGTCTTAAATGAGCGTAATTGCACAATGATCATTATCTCGCATGATCGTCATTTCTTAAACAGCGTCTGTAGCCATATGGCTGATCTGGATTATGGTGAGATTCGCCTCTATCCAGGTTCTTATGATGATTATATGACTGCATCAACGATGGTCACAGACCAGTTACACGCAGATAATGCCAGAAAACAGGCAAAAATTACTGAACTCAAAGCTTTTGTCAGTCGATTTTCAGCCAATGCGTCAAAATCCAAACAAGCGACATCCCGGGCAAAACAACTGGAAAAAATTGACCTGACCGAAATAAAGCCCTCCAGCCGCAAAAACCCGTTTATTCGCTTTGATCAAGATAAAAAGCTACACAGGCTTGCGCTGGAAGTAGAAGGTCTGACGAAAAGTTATGATCAGGAATTATTTAGTCATTTTAATTTAATGGTAGAAGTTGGAGAACGTATTGCCATTATCGGCCCGAACGGAATAGGCAAAAGCACACTATTAAAATGCCTGGCAGGAGAAACAGAACCCACAGCCGGCAAGGTCAAATGGTCTGAAAATTCAGATATAGGCTACTGCGCACAGGATCACGCTGCAGACTTTGCACAAGACAAACAGTTATTCGACTGGATGGAGCAATGGCGACAACCGAGTGATGATGATCAGGTCATACGAGGCACCCTGGGGCGCTTATTATTTACCCAGGATGATATCTCTAAAAAGGTGAGTGTCTTATCAGGCGGTGAAAAAGGCCGTATGATTTTTGGTAAACTGATGCTGCGCCGCAATAATATTCTGTTACTGGACGAGCCCACCAATCACCTGGATATGGAATCCATTGAAGCACTCAATCTGGCGTTGGAAAATTACCCGGGCACCTTGATTTTTGTCAGTCATGACCGAGAATTTGTCTCCAGTCTGGCGACTCGTATACTGGAATTAACACCGGCAGGGATTGTTGATTTTCGTGGCAGCTATGAAGATTACCTGGCGAGTCAGAATGCTGGATAA
- a CDS encoding lipocalin family protein: MKILNFIVILLSLSTFAGVVNAAIPLESDNQILGSWKLDTTKQSATSSELIEREDTWTFKNGTVTITNIPRDGGYYDQSPVKYVIEDGKLKVSVLGRAGKFEIFSLEERGENNMVLKAKYGNIYQFTKK; this comes from the coding sequence ATGAAAATATTAAATTTTATAGTTATTTTATTAAGCTTATCAACATTTGCAGGCGTTGTTAATGCCGCTATTCCTCTTGAATCAGATAATCAAATTCTAGGAAGCTGGAAACTCGACACGACCAAACAGTCCGCTACCAGCAGTGAACTCATTGAACGTGAAGATACCTGGACATTTAAAAATGGCACTGTGACAATTACTAATATCCCTCGTGATGGCGGCTATTATGATCAATCACCCGTCAAATATGTTATCGAGGATGGTAAATTAAAAGTTTCGGTACTTGGCAGGGCTGGTAAATTTGAAATATTTTCACTGGAAGAAAGAGGCGAAAATAATATGGTATTAAAAGCTAAATATGGAAATATTTATCAGTTCACTAAAAAGTAA
- the hrcA gene encoding heat-inducible transcriptional repressor HrcA, producing the protein MAFTPELNERSQQLLKTLVERYIHDGQPVGSRALAKDSDLKLSPATIRNVMADLEDLGLIHSPHTSAGRVPTVSGYRFFVDTLLSVKPLQDQELDLLHDGFSNQENEDVVGMASKLLSETSHMAGVVTLPRKDLVCLRHIEFLPLSNTRVLVIFVTNEHEVHNRIIHTSKKFSVTELQQAANYLISLYTGRSLAAVREAVVKELQQDQKRVNQSMLDAINMAQLAFSNDEKKEDYILSGETNLMGFSELSDMDRLKGLFDAFSQKRGIIHLLDKCLEADGVQIYIGEESGYQAFDRCSLVTSSYSINNEVVGVLGVIGPTRMAYEKIIPYVDVTAKLLGAALKTKS; encoded by the coding sequence GTGGCATTTACTCCTGAACTAAACGAACGCTCGCAACAATTATTAAAAACTCTGGTAGAGCGCTATATCCATGATGGTCAACCTGTCGGTTCGCGTGCTTTAGCAAAAGATTCTGATTTAAAACTAAGTCCTGCCACCATCCGCAATGTGATGGCTGACCTTGAGGATCTGGGTTTGATTCATTCGCCGCATACTTCGGCTGGACGAGTGCCAACGGTGAGTGGCTATCGTTTTTTTGTGGATACTTTATTATCCGTTAAACCCTTGCAAGACCAAGAGCTTGATTTACTGCATGATGGTTTCAGCAACCAGGAAAATGAAGATGTGGTCGGCATGGCATCTAAATTATTATCCGAAACATCGCATATGGCCGGCGTGGTCACATTACCGCGTAAAGACCTGGTCTGTTTGCGGCATATAGAATTTTTACCTTTATCCAACACGCGCGTGCTTGTTATTTTTGTGACTAACGAGCATGAAGTGCATAACCGGATAATTCATACCTCAAAAAAGTTTTCTGTTACAGAATTGCAGCAAGCTGCAAATTACCTTATTTCTTTATATACGGGGCGCAGTCTTGCCGCAGTTCGTGAAGCTGTAGTTAAAGAGTTACAGCAAGATCAGAAACGCGTCAATCAAAGTATGCTGGATGCCATTAATATGGCGCAGCTGGCTTTCAGCAATGATGAGAAGAAAGAGGATTATATTCTATCCGGAGAAACCAATTTGATGGGTTTTTCTGAGTTGTCAGATATGGATCGCTTAAAAGGATTGTTTGATGCTTTTAGCCAGAAGCGTGGCATTATTCATTTACTAGATAAATGTCTGGAAGCCGATGGTGTACAAATCTATATAGGCGAAGAGTCAGGTTATCAGGCTTTTGATCGCTGTAGTCTGGTTACATCTTCCTATTCAATCAATAATGAAGTCGTTGGCGTGTTAGGTGTCATAGGGCCAACGCGGATGGCTTATGAGAAAATTATTCCTTATGTCGATGTCACGGCAAAATTATTGGGTGCTGCCTTGAAAACCAAGTCTTGA
- the grpE gene encoding nucleotide exchange factor GrpE, with translation MSKDQPSPESQAASDLIEGLAELDNEETAEAVEVPESEDAELSVEELKKQLAKAEKKAADNWDKVLRVQAEMENLKRRTQKDLDSAHKYGLEKFAKELLSVIDSLELGIQAATSDVPEVVKLREGSELTVKQFEAVFAKFNIEAIDPIGQPFNPEFHQAMTMVPTADAEPNTVINVFQKGYVLNGRLIRPAMVVVAQAIA, from the coding sequence ATGAGTAAAGATCAACCATCCCCGGAGTCTCAAGCAGCTAGCGATTTGATTGAAGGCCTTGCTGAACTTGATAATGAGGAAACTGCAGAGGCAGTTGAAGTACCAGAGTCCGAAGATGCAGAACTTTCTGTAGAAGAGTTAAAAAAACAATTGGCAAAAGCTGAAAAAAAAGCCGCTGATAACTGGGATAAAGTCTTGCGAGTTCAGGCGGAAATGGAGAACCTGAAAAGACGCACACAAAAAGACCTGGATAGCGCACATAAATATGGCCTGGAAAAATTTGCCAAGGAATTGCTCAGTGTGATTGATTCACTGGAATTAGGTATACAAGCTGCGACTAGTGATGTGCCTGAAGTTGTCAAATTAAGAGAAGGCAGTGAATTAACCGTTAAACAGTTTGAAGCAGTATTTGCTAAATTTAATATTGAAGCAATTGACCCTATCGGCCAGCCGTTTAACCCGGAATTCCATCAGGCAATGACTATGGTGCCAACGGCGGATGCAGAGCCAAATACTGTCATTAATGTATTTCAAAAAGGTTACGTTTTGAATGGCCGCTTAATACGCCCTGCAATGGTAGTGGTTGCCCAGGCTATCGCATAA
- the dnaK gene encoding molecular chaperone DnaK, translating to MAKMIGIDLGTTNSCVAVLENGKARVIENSEGARTTPSIIAFTKDDEVLVGQSAKRQAVTNPENTLFAIKRLIGRRFKDDVVQKDIKMVPYKIIEAENGDAWVECHGKKMAAPEVSSRVLMKLKKDAEAFLGETVTEAVITVPAYFNDSQRQATKDAGRVAGLDVKRIINEPTAAALAFGMDQVPGDSTIAVYDLGGGTFDISIIEIAEVEGEHQFEVLATNGDTFLGGEDFDLRIIDYLAAEFKKDNGIDLHNDPLALQRLKEAAEKAKIELSSAEQTDVNLPYVTADATGPKHLNVKLTRAKLESLVSDLIDRTKGPCEMALKDAGLSAKQINHVILVGGQSRMPKVQAMVQSIFGKEPRKDVNPDEAVALGAAIQAGVLGGDVKDVLLLDVTPLSLGIETMGGVMTKLIEKNTTIPTNASQVFSTADDNQTAVTVHVLQGEREVASGNKSLGRFDLADIPPARRGIPQIEVTFDIDANGILNVSAKDKATGKEQSIIIKASSGLSDDEVERMIKDAEAHAEEDKKVTALVSARNTAESMINATEKSIEELGEQVTAEEKTAIEAAITELKEAIKGNDKDAIEAKTTALTELSGKLAERAYAQHAGSEESAADAGEQSAADVDDSVVDAEFEEVKDDDKK from the coding sequence ATGGCTAAAATGATTGGAATTGATTTAGGAACGACTAACTCTTGTGTTGCCGTTCTGGAAAATGGTAAAGCGCGTGTTATCGAAAACAGCGAAGGCGCACGTACTACACCTTCTATTATTGCATTTACTAAAGATGACGAAGTCCTGGTAGGTCAATCGGCTAAACGTCAGGCTGTAACTAACCCTGAAAATACTTTATTTGCGATTAAGCGTCTTATCGGGCGTCGCTTTAAAGATGATGTGGTACAAAAAGACATCAAAATGGTGCCTTATAAAATCATTGAAGCAGAAAATGGTGATGCCTGGGTGGAATGTCATGGTAAAAAAATGGCTGCACCTGAAGTTTCATCTCGTGTATTGATGAAATTAAAAAAAGATGCGGAAGCATTTTTAGGTGAAACAGTTACAGAAGCGGTTATTACAGTTCCTGCCTACTTTAATGATTCACAGCGTCAGGCAACTAAAGATGCCGGTCGTGTTGCTGGACTTGATGTTAAACGTATTATCAATGAGCCAACTGCGGCGGCTTTGGCATTTGGTATGGACCAGGTGCCAGGTGATTCTACAATTGCAGTGTATGACTTAGGTGGAGGTACTTTTGATATTTCCATTATTGAAATTGCAGAAGTGGAAGGTGAGCACCAGTTCGAAGTACTAGCCACTAACGGTGATACTTTCCTCGGTGGTGAAGATTTCGATTTACGTATTATTGATTATCTGGCTGCAGAATTTAAAAAAGATAATGGCATTGATCTACACAATGATCCATTAGCGTTACAGCGCTTAAAAGAGGCAGCAGAAAAAGCGAAAATTGAACTTTCTTCAGCAGAACAAACTGATGTCAATTTACCTTATGTGACTGCTGATGCCACAGGACCTAAGCATTTAAATGTTAAATTAACACGTGCTAAATTAGAATCTTTAGTGAGTGATTTGATCGATCGCACTAAAGGTCCTTGTGAAATGGCATTAAAAGATGCAGGCTTATCAGCTAAACAGATTAATCACGTTATTCTGGTCGGTGGTCAATCACGTATGCCGAAAGTGCAGGCTATGGTACAAAGCATCTTCGGCAAAGAGCCGCGTAAAGATGTTAATCCTGATGAAGCGGTTGCCTTAGGTGCAGCGATTCAGGCAGGTGTATTAGGTGGTGATGTTAAAGACGTTTTATTATTAGATGTTACGCCTCTGTCTCTGGGTATTGAGACTATGGGCGGTGTAATGACTAAGCTTATCGAAAAAAATACGACGATTCCAACTAACGCATCACAGGTATTTTCAACAGCTGATGATAATCAAACAGCGGTTACGGTACATGTATTACAAGGTGAGCGTGAAGTAGCATCGGGCAATAAATCATTGGGACGTTTTGATCTGGCTGATATTCCACCTGCACGTCGTGGCATACCGCAGATTGAAGTAACATTTGATATTGATGCCAATGGTATCTTGAATGTTTCTGCAAAAGATAAAGCAACGGGCAAAGAACAGTCGATTATCATTAAAGCGTCGAGTGGTTTATCGGATGATGAAGTTGAACGCATGATTAAAGATGCCGAAGCTCATGCAGAAGAAGATAAAAAAGTTACTGCATTGGTTTCTGCACGTAACACTGCGGAAAGCATGATTAATGCGACTGAAAAATCGATTGAAGAGCTCGGTGAGCAAGTCACTGCTGAAGAGAAAACTGCGATTGAAGCTGCCATTACGGAACTTAAAGAAGCGATCAAAGGCAACGATAAAGACGCTATCGAAGCGAAAACTACTGCATTAACTGAATTATCAGGAAAATTGGCTGAGCGTGCGTATGCACAGCATGCAGGCTCTGAAGAGTCTGCTGCTGATGCTGGCGAGCAATCTGCAGCAGATGTTGACGATAGTGTTGTTGATGCAGAGTTTGAAGAAGTAAAAGACGACGATAAAAAATAA
- the dnaJ gene encoding molecular chaperone DnaJ: MAKEDFYKLLGVGKNASDAEIKKSYRKMAMKYHPDRNKEKPEESEKNFKQIKEAYEILSDPQKRSAYDQFGHAGVDNSMGGGRGGFSGGAEGFGDIFGDVFGDIFGGGGGRQRSNVQRGADLRYNLELTLEEAVAGTEAKIRVPVLTTCSECNGSGAKKGSSPVTCSTCQGHGQVRMQQGFFSVQQACPTCHGSGQQIKDPCHQCHGQGRVQENKTLSVKVPEGVDTGDRIRLSGEGEAGANGGPSGDLYVQVQVKDHPIFTREGANLYCEVPISFPVACLGGELEVPTLSGKVKLKVPAETQTGKLFRLRGKGVKPVRGGSVGDLMCRVQIETPVRLTKEQKVLVEQFRETLSTGGKHHSPQEHTWIDGVKSFFDKLTG; this comes from the coding sequence ATGGCAAAAGAAGATTTTTATAAACTACTGGGTGTGGGTAAAAACGCAAGTGATGCGGAAATAAAGAAGAGTTATCGCAAGATGGCTATGAAGTATCATCCGGATAGAAATAAAGAAAAGCCAGAAGAATCTGAGAAAAATTTTAAACAGATTAAAGAAGCATATGAAATTTTATCCGACCCACAGAAGCGTTCAGCGTATGACCAGTTCGGTCATGCAGGCGTGGATAATTCTATGGGCGGTGGTCGTGGCGGTTTTAGTGGTGGTGCTGAAGGCTTTGGCGATATATTTGGTGATGTTTTTGGCGATATTTTCGGCGGTGGTGGCGGCCGTCAGCGCAGTAATGTGCAGCGTGGTGCGGATTTACGTTATAACCTGGAACTGACTCTGGAAGAAGCTGTCGCAGGTACTGAAGCTAAAATCAGAGTACCTGTACTGACTACTTGTAGCGAATGCAACGGCTCAGGTGCCAAGAAAGGTTCTAGTCCGGTAACTTGTTCAACCTGTCAGGGCCATGGGCAAGTCAGAATGCAACAAGGCTTCTTCTCAGTACAGCAAGCGTGTCCTACTTGTCATGGCAGTGGCCAGCAAATCAAAGACCCTTGCCATCAATGTCATGGACAGGGGCGAGTACAGGAAAACAAAACCTTATCTGTAAAGGTTCCAGAAGGTGTTGATACCGGAGATCGTATTCGTCTGAGTGGCGAAGGTGAAGCTGGTGCAAATGGTGGCCCATCAGGAGATCTATATGTACAGGTGCAAGTAAAAGATCACCCAATTTTTACTCGTGAGGGAGCGAATTTATATTGCGAAGTTCCAATTAGTTTTCCTGTTGCCTGTTTAGGCGGTGAACTTGAAGTACCTACCTTAAGCGGTAAGGTTAAATTAAAAGTCCCTGCCGAAACACAAACAGGAAAATTATTCAGATTACGAGGTAAAGGTGTTAAGCCAGTACGTGGTGGGTCAGTCGGTGATTTGATGTGTCGTGTGCAAATTGAAACACCGGTACGATTGACCAAAGAGCAGAAGGTTTTGGTCGAGCAATTTCGTGAGACATTATCCACCGGGGGCAAGCACCATAGCCCACAAGAGCATACCTGGATCGATGGTGTAAAAAGCTTTTTTGATAAATTAACAGGATAA
- the dapB gene encoding 4-hydroxy-tetrahydrodipicolinate reductase codes for MIRVAVVGASGRMGLCLIKAAELAKKTTLSVAIARSGSKSCGKDAGNLAGIGKLDVSINDDLAGVLDQFDVLIDFTRPEPSMQYIELCRQAGKKIVIGTTGFTDAQKMQIAAAAKDIAIVLAPNMSVGVNLSLKLLEMTAKVMGDYTDIEVIEAHHRHKVDAPSGTALRMGEVVAEALGRDLKDCAVYGREGDTGERDRKTIGFSTIRAGDIVGEHTVMFADEGERVEITHKATSRMTFANGAVRAAVWLEAQKNGLYDMQDVLGLKNL; via the coding sequence ATGATCAGAGTCGCAGTTGTCGGCGCTTCGGGGCGTATGGGCTTATGTTTGATTAAAGCTGCAGAGTTAGCCAAAAAAACTACCTTAAGTGTAGCCATAGCGCGTAGTGGAAGCAAATCCTGTGGTAAAGATGCGGGTAACTTGGCTGGTATTGGAAAGCTTGATGTTAGCATTAATGATGATCTGGCCGGTGTGCTGGATCAGTTTGATGTACTCATTGATTTCACACGTCCAGAGCCATCTATGCAATATATAGAGCTGTGTCGCCAGGCCGGGAAAAAGATAGTAATTGGCACAACGGGTTTTACCGATGCGCAAAAAATGCAGATCGCTGCGGCAGCTAAAGATATCGCTATTGTTCTTGCACCCAATATGAGCGTAGGGGTTAATCTTTCACTAAAATTGTTGGAGATGACTGCGAAGGTAATGGGAGACTATACCGATATCGAGGTCATTGAGGCTCATCACCGACATAAGGTTGATGCCCCGTCAGGCACCGCTTTACGTATGGGAGAAGTGGTTGCTGAGGCGTTAGGACGCGATCTAAAGGATTGTGCTGTTTACGGGCGCGAAGGTGATACCGGTGAACGTGATCGTAAAACTATCGGTTTTTCCACTATTCGCGCTGGCGATATCGTTGGTGAACATACTGTTATGTTTGCCGATGAAGGCGAGCGTGTGGAAATTACTCATAAAGCGACTAGCAGAATGACATTTGCCAATGGCGCGGTTCGTGCCGCAGTCTGGCTGGAAGCGCAAAAAAATGGGCTTTATGATATGCAGGATGTTTTAGGCTTGAAGAACCTCTAG